ttgaATATGTATGCAAACCGCACCAAATGAATCCCTCCCTACATATATTTACACACTGAAAGAATACGTGCGAGGTTTActaactaaaacaactaaaatcCTAAGATACATGTCAAATCCAATGCTATAAACAAACTCTTATTTCTTTACAATCTCTAATAATAACAAAAGTATAACCTGATGAACTGTTAAGTAGCATTCTTTACAAGCTCAAGCCATCATAATGTGGTAGCATGACAGCCAATACGTGTATATTTAGATCAGTTTCATCTGCCTCACTGACCATCTTGTAAAATTCTGTCAAAAACAGAGAAAAATTTGAcataaaaatatagcaaaacataGATGAACCCTAACAGAACATAACTAATAACATAAATACACACAAATAGATTATAAATACATTTTTGATTGTTCAAGAGAATCAATTATATTTGTTCAccaatttacataataaaattgataataaaaaaatgtCAAAAGAACAGAGAAAACAACATCAATATTATTATCTCTCACATAATTCAGACTCAAAACAGAACCATTAATAGctaatttattttaagaattaacTACAAGCACCAAACGAAACCAAAActgtaatttaaataaataaacttatcTTTTATTAGAGGGtaatcaaatacaaaataaaaggcTATGAAACTAACCAAAGCTACATTATCAAAAGCTATGAAACTATCAGCTTTCATAAACCCAatacaaaatatattttacaTCATCAAGTTGTAATCTTTGCTTGATCAATCCCAAACAAACAATAATTCCATAAAAGGGAGAAACAGAGAACTAACATAGATATTAAAAATGATAGATATTAAAAATGATAGGTTCATATACAGTTGCTTTACCACCATGGACTGTCTTGACTCTTGAGACCAATTTTATCCCCATCTAAGCCTTTCAATGAATACTAATAATAGCCAAGTAGAAAAGAAAATGCAGAGAACACCTCCTACATTCAGACCCAGAAGAGACAGATTTTTTGGGCTGTTGTTCATACTTGTATATAAAACACAGTAAAAGCAAATTGGTATAACAAAAATGCAACTTTTACCAAAATAAGCTCCAAAAAAACTTACTAGAGAAAAAGACAACAATATACCAGACCTCAAAAAGAAGCTTGACACGCCATTTGTGGTTACACATAATGGGTTGGATCTGTTTGGCCACATTTTCAAGAATCTTCCAAGCTTTTTCCACCCCTGACTTCTTCAAGGCTTTAATTTCGCAAACCTTGTGAAGATCACATTCATCTCTCTGAAtaccaaaacaaaataaaaataaaaaatccacCCATAAACCAAAATTAAAAGAAGCTTTTGATGTTCAGAAAAGCATCAAGaaaagatggaaatcaaatcaaaaaaaatattttaatcctaAATCAAAGATCAGTACAGTAAAGAGTTTATACTGTTCTTATTTCAAAGATCAGTACAGTAAGTTTTAATCAGGCAtcaaaactttgttgcacaaatagAAAGAATCAATTTTGTGGACATACTGGCTCATGCAGCAAATTTTGTGGACTCTTTAACTGTACAAGAATATTGTAAGCCAATCAAATCTGAAGTGCCAACTAAAATTCCCCAAAAGACTAAATCATGACCATGAGAAAGAAAATCTACACCATCTTACAAAGAAGACAGAACATCAAAAGTAAATTTTATCATGAAGTTTAAACAGCCTGAAAATTGCCCAAAATAGCACAATAACATGTCCCAATGCTAGCTACTAAAACCatgttcttaagaaaacataagtGATTTGCAAGTAAAAGATAATAAACAATATAATCAGAGATAATTAGCTAGATACCAAAATGCATGAAGCCCTTACCTTCAGAGGTTTTGATGATGAGTGACCAGAATCCTCAGTGCCATTGCTCTCATTTTCCAAACTCGACCTCACACGGAGCTCGACTGGCTTCGAGTTTACTACCTACCTATGACACATGAAAACAAACCATCTAAAAATAGTTCCTTCTATTTGCAACACGTAAGAAATCTTGCTGTTCTAACCATCTTAAATTCTGTCATGACCTATTTGATACTTAGTGAAAACTTTCCAGATGATTGTGCATTAATAACAAGTAGCGCAAACAGATTTTAATgacagaaaaagaaaacaaagaagGAAGTACCTTTGAAAACTATCTTCTGTGGAGTAGAAACACGTTGTTGTGGAAAATTATTTTCATACTCGGGTGCAATCTCGCAAAACTCTACACCACCAAACAAAGTATACATGAGATGAGAGCGATCGAGGAGATAAATGTAGACCAGAAAACAATAGTAAAAGAAAAAAGGTACACGTTGCAAGAGACGACAAAGTTTCGTGTACCTGCGATATCAATTTGAAAATCAGATGTGCCAGAAGTATTCCTGAATTTCACATAACACAGCAATCCTTACACTTAGAAGTAGTTGAGAACCATCCAAACAAGATTTCAGCCAAGGAAAAAATAAACATCCAAACAAGActcaaattaaatatgcatacatAGTATCAGAGCTGAAATGCATCTCATTATCATTAAGGCAATCAGTAATCCATTCGTCCGAATGATCCAGGGTCTCATAACCAGAGGCAGACGGAGATGTATCTTCTGAAACAAGTTACACTAGATATGTTGAAAATCCAAACATTTTGTACGTATTATATTGGAATGctttcaaaaagaaaagaaaaaagacatGTAAATCTAGAGATCCAATCAGATGCAGAAGGTAAAGCCTCCTCAAGTGAATCAACCTCCTATAGAGCAGAAAAATATGAGACCTGCAGTTTGGGTACTAAAATCTCATCTAACAAATAAAATGCATAATTTTCACGAAAATCTTGAAACTTGACTTGTTCGACATAATAGAAACGCAGGGCATTATATACCCACAGATAAACCCGTAGGAAAACTGTAAATCACCAGTGATAACACCTACATCAGCTTCACATAAAAATTAAAGAATCCATGAAGACTAGAGTTACAGATTCTGAAACTTTTTCAATACAAAAGAAGAAAACAACGAATTTAattcaatttatatgttcaagatcAAATGGGTCCAATGTGTAGTAACTCATGGTTTATAAAGTTCATTCTACTAAAACATTATAAAATGCTTTTAGTATGACAATCCAATGTAGAGGGATATTGCAAATGAACATTTAATTTAAGGAAGACGGAAGAAATCTCATCATAGAGAAGGGAGTTATCAAAGTCATCATTGGTAAACTGTAGCATCCGGCGCCTCTTCATTTGTGAAAAGGACTCCCTACATTCTTCAACTTCCTTGTTCATAGTATCTGAAACCCACTTAACAACATTAAAAGAGCATATATAGGGCATTAAGTTGCAATTCTAGAAAGTTTAAAAAAATGTCAATGTACATTGTGGAAGAGAAGTAGGAAAAAAAGAACATATATTAACCTTTATGGTCAACATGGTATTCCAAATCCATGCAGGCCTTAACTGGGGTTGTTTCCTCATCAAACATATAAGAAATATCTTCTTCATTCTGAGCCACTCCATTCCAAAGACCTTCAGACATGACTGCTCATCAGTCATACCATGAAATAGTTAAATATCAAATCAGGTATCTTTCAAATATGTCAAcagttattaattttttaagCCACATTGTGGAACATACCGTAATTTGGATCCTTTTGGAAATAACTATCCTTTTGCCAACCCCATTGCGCACTTCTGCCCATTTTATATCATAACATGAGAAAACAACAAGTTCAATTAAAAAAACATAGATGAACAAAGTAAATAAAAGCCATGGTCAAGTAAAAGGACAAGGCAAGTGCATAAAACAAAGCTCAGAACCTAAATTACAAATATAGCTCATTGAATTGAGCTACTGCATTTCTATTCTACTCTATATACCTTTAGCTGGAGAATATTACAGAAATGAAAAGGGTTGAATTCAACATCAAACCAATCAGCAAAACCATGACCTTCACCAAAATAGATAACCATTCAGTGGTGAAGGACCAATCAACTCATTCAATATCTTCCATTTAGGTAACTGAAGCACAGCAATATATCATTTGaagagattatatatatatattacacacaagcacacaaaaaaaaaatacaaaaagtaGCAGTGGAAATTGGATCCAGTACTAGCATTCCAAAATgaagaaggaaaataaaaaatCAGTAAAAATAAAAGGACAATGCTACAAAAAATGCTTACTAAAAGGGTATCATAATCCAAACATAGACCATTAGATTTACGTGATAAAAGGGCAAAATAAAAGGCAAAAGCAAAATGACCCGACAACCAAATCACATAGTCCATTCATTCATTTCCACTCATTCTCCTTAAATCTGCAGATTAAGTCATATTCATCTCCACacatttaacttaaataaaaaaatcttaaatacaaACCGAACCATAGATATCAAGAAACCAAGAATCAAGTATAGTAACCACAACCAAgaacaaactaaaaaaaaatgcaATTCGAAGAAAAACCCAGATACGAAAACCGATCATAgatatcaaaaaataaaaataaaaaaagaaagaggGATTTACTTGTCGTTGTTGCAGTCCATTCGCTGAAGCAACAAAGCGATGAACAAGTCCTTCTTCACCACAAAACCAGAGAGAGTCAGGTCAATCTTGAGGTCTCCTCCTGCTCTGACCGTATGAGAAGAAAAAAGTAGCCATTACGGAGAAGGAGAAGCCATCTGGGTATTCTGGGTATGAGGCGTTTGGGTTCGTGAACGGTGATGAAGGTGTTTGGATTCAAGCTCAGAGATGAGATGGAGAGTGAGGCGGTGATGAACGGTGATGAAGGGGAATGGGTTGGTAGCTCAAAGATGAAGCTCAAAGacgagagtgagagatggagacttcgtgaggcggagagacgagacgagagtgagagatggaggctgagagaaattttTCGGGTAAGttagatttagggattaaaatttggcAGATGagcctcaaaaaaaaaaattcatttggcGCCTGAGGTttattcatatggcgccaaaataatATATTCTGTGTGTTTTTAATCCCCACCattaatagcacttctaaatatatgttattttttaatgtaatatatactaaaaattgttgtagtgtaaaTTAAGAGCAAGATCAAACTAAAGTATATAAAAATGCCAAAACTTACATTCTGCTTTTATCTATGACCATAATTAGAGCTTTTGGAGGTGGAATGTGATAATCTTAACTTTATTGACACAAATATATAATGCAAAAAACTTAGAGGGCCTTCTTCGTGGCTACAAATGACAACTATATAACCATATTGAGTGAAAAGTTAGGTTTAAGCACCTTACTTAATCTAAAGGTCGTTTTGACTCTTACTAGTACCAATGACCCATTTCTCTAAACTTcactttatcccaaaataaaaaaatctaataacCATAAGCTTTATACATCTTTTTTAAAACAGAAAGGAAAACAAGCCTAATTTTCAGAAAATATTAATGGTATTATAAAACaccataagaaaatattattcctcccTAACATAGTAGCGTTGTGTAAACCATCATTTCCTATTTTTTATTATCTTCTATTTTCACACTCAACTCCTTGTACCATTAGTTTCTAGTTTCTAGTTTCTAGTTTCAGTGTTCAAAGAATATACTACACTGTGAACACTTAGAACAAAGTAATAGTCATTCCACGCGATTATTCTATTCAACAGAAACCAAACAGCCAAACACAAGTTCAACAAAAATTAAGCCATACACACGCAACTTTGAGTTAAAAAATCAATCAATCAAATTTAACTGAAGAAAATGATCTTTTTAAGCTTCTAAATGGTTACAAATGAAAAACAAACATACAATTTCTCATTTCCTGTATCTTAATTCTTAAACAATACTGAAAgggatacacatatatatatacacaccctTTTCCTTAAGAAAAATCAACAAATAAAAAGGAAGAATCGAATAAACTCAATATGAAACACACAGTGACCACATGAAAGAACTACTGCCTTTAGAACTACCATATGTGATTATTACAATATGCATGTGCATCAAAACCCGTATCAGGAGGCATCACAATCAATAGAAAATCTAACCAGACCAAATATCATGCTCATCAAAGGGAAAATATAAAAGATGTTGAAATGGAAATCAAGTCAGTGCTTACCCAGcaaaaacagaagaaaaaaaaatgcagtTATTATACCTCTATTCAACTGGTGAAAGATCTCTGTTACAACTTCAATTTGTAGCTAGTTGTAATGGAATCCTGGGGAACAATTCAGATTGAGCCAAATAAGCAAatcattaaattacaaaaaatagaaagacataatttaaaagaaaaccaagaaatgaaatgcttttatttattcaagagagTAATTAGCTCGTAGAGGGAAAACTTCCAAGACTAGAGGGAACAAAAACTGGTAAGAATAAAAATTTTACCACCCAAATGCAAATTCTCTTCGCCATTACTAGGAACAACAAACCTATGCTGCCCTGATGAAGAGGCAGCCATTGACAAAAATGGATGAAAGGATAAGCCATTGAAAGTATTTGAGGTGTCACACATACAAAAAATAAGTTATAAAGGAAAGCGCAAGTCATCTCTAATACGAATTTTTCCACATTCTAGTGGACTAGAGTATACCTAATGCAGCTTGAAAGCTTGATACCCATTGCCCAGTTTTTagatcatatatatgaacataaTCATCCTGAAACCAAAACATTAAATTAATAGAAGAAAAAATGCAGGATTGTTTTGCTTAGGGAAACTTGCAATCATCTCATTTGGTTTCAACTATCATCTAAAATTGTGCTTTGGCCTATGCCTTGTAGCAGTCACAATAAGAAATTAAcctaatataaaattatatttaaaccactttagatatttaattaaatcattttGCAACACACAAAAGTATTAATGTGAAGAGGCTTTGCACTGTTTGAAATTTGGATGGGTGCACTATGGGTTTGCATATATTTCAGATATCTTCTAAGATTCATTTGGCGATAGATTGTGGGAAATTGGGAATAGGCATGCTAAAAAAATGTCAACCCAAAGAAAATTGAGAGGACACATGGAAAGAAGAAGTGGAGAGGACGCATGGAAAGAAGCAACAAGAAAGAGAGATAGGTGTGGTCAGAAGAGTAGATAGAAAACTATACTAATGGGCACTTTTAGGGAAAATTTgtagtaataaaaataaaaattactttaaaattttAATGAAAGTGTAATATCCTTCaacttaattataattaatataatattcTCAATGTAAAAAGTTCTGGGACGAATCCTATGAAATATAATCCATGAGTATCTAATTTCACTGAACCATTATGGGCATCGGGTACTTACTTGGGACAGCTCCAATCtcatttctttatttcaaactcgCTTTTGCCAACACTTTTAGGACCATCATGCTTTCATTTTAGGCAACGTAAATTTTTGGAGAAGTTCATAAAATtgcaactaaaaaataaaaaggaaggcTAGACAAAATATATAATGGTCTCCCAAAATTCTCACCAATCTCGATCACTACCAGTGCCTAAGAGTACCCCAAGCATTTAGTCACTCCCATGATTAGTAAAGATTCActtaaaagaaaaaacaaaaaatccCAACTCCATAACTAGTATTATACACACTATAGCTTAATGTATGGGATAAGTGAATAGAACATAAACCAATGCTAATAGTTTTTCTTTCATAATAACAGTTTTTCTAAATCGAGTTTCAGCTTGAAAAGCATAATATGCATATAGATAACCAAAAGATCTGTCCAATCCTAAAACTACGGTGGGGTGATGCCCACTAAGTACTAAGCAAAATAAATTGCATCCAAAGCATAagcttataatttagtgtttggtttctttgtttgctttggtgtagttgtgaattcattattttgtatgtggtgtcctttcttggatataat
This genomic interval from Humulus lupulus chromosome 8, drHumLupu1.1, whole genome shotgun sequence contains the following:
- the LOC133796251 gene encoding protein XRI1-like, whose translation is MGRSAQWGWQKDSYFQKDPNYVMSEGLWNGVAQNEEDISYMFDEETTPVKACMDLEYHVDHKDTMNKEVEECRESFSQMKRRRMLQFTNDDFDNSLLYDEISSVFLKLNVHLQYPSTLDCHTKSIL